In the Methylomonas rhizoryzae genome, one interval contains:
- a CDS encoding carbohydrate kinase family protein: MSALICGSMAYDTIMVFHDKFNNHILPDKVHILNVSFLVPVMRREFGGCAGNIAYNLKLLQEEPLIMATVGHDFEPYAQWLSQCGISTRFIKLLDDHYTGQAYITTDESDNQITAFHPGAMNFSHLNDVPRGHEISIGIVSPDGKQGMQQHAEQFAELGIPFIFDPGQGMPMFDGEELLKLIDLADYLTLNDYESELMQQRTGLSLAQLAERVQALIVTMGAKGSHIYTGGTCIDIPAAPAKQLQDPTGCGDAYRAGLLYGLLNDYDWQVTGRIASLLGTIKIEHSGTQNHVFTLTEFKQRYLDTFGTPF; the protein is encoded by the coding sequence ATGAGTGCGTTAATTTGCGGATCGATGGCTTACGACACCATCATGGTGTTCCACGACAAATTCAACAATCATATTCTGCCGGACAAAGTGCACATTCTGAATGTGTCGTTCTTGGTGCCGGTGATGCGGCGCGAATTCGGCGGTTGTGCCGGCAACATCGCTTACAACTTGAAATTGTTGCAGGAAGAGCCGCTTATCATGGCTACGGTCGGACACGATTTCGAACCCTACGCGCAGTGGTTGAGTCAGTGCGGCATCAGCACCCGCTTTATCAAATTGCTGGACGATCATTACACCGGCCAAGCTTATATCACCACCGACGAGAGCGACAATCAAATCACCGCTTTCCATCCCGGCGCGATGAATTTCTCCCATCTGAACGACGTACCGCGCGGCCATGAAATCAGCATAGGCATCGTGTCGCCGGACGGCAAACAAGGCATGCAACAACACGCCGAGCAATTCGCCGAATTGGGTATTCCGTTTATTTTCGACCCCGGCCAAGGCATGCCGATGTTCGACGGCGAAGAGCTGTTGAAACTGATCGATTTGGCGGACTATCTGACGCTGAACGACTACGAATCGGAATTGATGCAACAACGTACCGGTTTGAGTCTGGCGCAGCTGGCCGAGCGCGTGCAGGCCTTGATAGTGACCATGGGGGCTAAAGGCTCGCACATCTATACCGGCGGTACATGCATCGACATTCCGGCCGCGCCGGCTAAACAGCTTCAAGACCCGACCGGTTGCGGCGACGCTTACCGGGCCGGTTTGCTGTACGGCTTGCTGAACGATTACGATTGGCAGGTCACAGGCCGCATTGCGTCCTTGTTGGGTACCATAAAAATCGAACATAGCGGCACCCAAAACCACGTGTTCACGCTGACGGAATTCAAGCAGCGTTATCTGGACACATTCGGAACGCCGTTTTGA
- a CDS encoding diacylglycerol kinase yields the protein MANQNAKGLKRLINACFFSVAGFKATWQHEEAFRQEVALFAVATPLALWLGHTPIEKVLLIGSVVLVLLVELLNSAVEAVVDRVGFEHHELSGRAKDIGSAAVMLSLAWAAATWALILL from the coding sequence ATGGCGAATCAGAATGCAAAAGGGTTAAAACGCTTAATCAACGCTTGTTTTTTTTCGGTGGCCGGGTTCAAGGCGACTTGGCAACACGAGGAAGCATTTCGCCAGGAAGTGGCGCTGTTCGCCGTCGCGACTCCGTTAGCCTTATGGCTGGGCCATACCCCGATAGAAAAAGTGTTGCTGATCGGCAGCGTCGTGTTGGTGTTGTTGGTAGAGCTATTGAATTCGGCGGTGGAAGCGGTGGTGGACCGGGTCGGTTTCGAACATCACGAGCTATCCGGCCGGGCCAAAGACATCGGCTCGGCGGCCGTCATGCTGTCTTTGGCTTGGGCGGCGGCGACTTGGGCGTTGATCCTATTGTAA
- the gcvH gene encoding glycine cleavage system protein GcvH — protein sequence MKHMPDHLKYAVTHEWACLEDAQIVRVGITDFAQSELGDIVFIGLPDIGRKVKFNEQLAVVESVKTASDLFSPATGTVVAVNPAVQDEPERINEDAFVNWLFCIQADDPSELDQLMDAQAYQKMIEE from the coding sequence ATGAAACACATGCCAGACCACTTGAAATATGCGGTGACTCACGAATGGGCTTGTCTCGAAGACGCACAAATCGTCCGGGTCGGTATCACCGATTTCGCCCAGTCGGAATTGGGCGACATCGTATTCATAGGCTTGCCGGACATAGGCCGTAAAGTCAAATTCAACGAACAGCTAGCGGTCGTGGAATCGGTTAAGACCGCTTCGGATTTGTTCAGCCCGGCAACCGGGACCGTCGTGGCGGTCAACCCGGCCGTGCAGGACGAGCCGGAGCGGATCAACGAGGATGCGTTTGTCAATTGGCTGTTTTGCATACAGGCCGACGATCCGTCCGAGTTGGATCAGCTGATGGACGCGCAGGCCTATCAAAAAATGATAGAAGAGTGA
- a CDS encoding efflux RND transporter periplasmic adaptor subunit: MLVKSAVITLLAVLLSRGPVSYADDDEAPAAASENASTDLRQLAGIKTQALAAASQAPETTAFGSVINLEPLLTFRQQLLQEQAVQSSAQARYRASDANLARTRDLHSHDIVSTRRLQEQQAQWQSDQANLAATGYRRQNLLSASRLQWGDTLTAWFAEPDGKQIAPFLVQRRQLLIISLPPNSSLPDNTQDIAVAQHGDRTQAITAHLIGPAPQADPLTQGRQYFCFTEQQNLPYGARVTAWIKRGNQASQGVWIPESAVVWHLGQAFVFVQSAAGQFVRRLLPTLTPGANGYFAGEPFSPGEEIVVQGAQTMLSQELKNLIPDEDKD, encoded by the coding sequence ATGTTGGTTAAATCCGCCGTAATAACACTATTGGCCGTGCTGCTTAGCCGCGGCCCGGTTAGTTACGCCGATGACGACGAGGCGCCGGCCGCCGCATCCGAAAACGCCAGCACCGATTTACGCCAGCTGGCGGGCATTAAAACCCAAGCCTTAGCAGCCGCAAGCCAAGCACCGGAAACCACGGCCTTCGGCAGCGTCATCAACCTGGAGCCCTTGCTGACCTTTCGCCAGCAATTGTTGCAGGAACAAGCCGTGCAAAGCAGCGCACAAGCTCGCTACCGCGCATCGGACGCCAATTTAGCCAGAACCCGGGATTTGCACAGTCACGACATCGTGTCCACCCGCCGCTTGCAAGAGCAGCAAGCCCAATGGCAAAGCGATCAGGCCAATTTAGCCGCTACGGGCTACCGCCGGCAGAATCTACTCTCCGCCAGTCGCTTGCAGTGGGGCGATACACTGACGGCGTGGTTCGCCGAGCCCGACGGCAAACAGATAGCGCCGTTTCTGGTCCAGCGCCGCCAATTGCTCATCATTAGTCTGCCGCCCAACTCATCGCTACCGGACAACACCCAAGACATCGCCGTGGCACAACACGGCGACCGTACCCAAGCCATTACGGCGCATCTAATCGGCCCAGCTCCCCAGGCCGACCCCTTGACCCAAGGCCGTCAATATTTCTGCTTCACCGAACAACAAAACCTGCCTTACGGCGCCCGAGTGACTGCTTGGATCAAGCGCGGCAATCAGGCGAGTCAAGGCGTATGGATTCCGGAATCCGCCGTCGTCTGGCATTTAGGTCAAGCCTTTGTGTTTGTCCAAAGCGCGGCAGGCCAATTCGTCCGCCGCTTGTTACCGACCTTGACGCCGGGCGCCAACGGGTATTTTGCCGGCGAACCGTTCTCGCCCGGCGAAGAGATCGTGGTTCAAGGCGCGCAAACCATGTTGTCGCAAGAGTTGAAAAACCTGATACCCGACGAAGATAAGGACTAA
- a CDS encoding MJ1255/VC2487 family glycosyltransferase, translated as MKIFYGVQGTGNGHITRARVMARELFKAGFDVTFQFTGRPADKYFDMEVFNGYQVREGLTFNTSNGQVSYLKTALQAKPIRFVTDVNRLDLRAYDLVISDFEPVTAWAAKRQRKTVIGIGHQYAFGHQVPRQGSDPLAEQVMKYFAPADIGVGLHWHHFGQPILPPIIETPNFPEKIQADKILVYLPFENPHKVLQHLCPFENFRFHVYSPDVIDSKYSHVQFKALSREGFQRDLYDCAGIISNAGFELASESLQLGKKILAKPLHAQMEQISNAAALVQLGYGHTMYELDSAVIEDWLHNPHAVHVTYPNVAKVLVQWLHDGMPAMDMDFVENVWNSVEVLQIRHKPGHTA; from the coding sequence ATGAAAATTTTTTACGGTGTCCAAGGCACCGGTAACGGACACATCACCCGTGCCCGGGTGATGGCGCGCGAGTTATTTAAAGCCGGCTTCGATGTTACCTTTCAATTTACCGGCCGGCCGGCGGACAAGTATTTCGACATGGAGGTGTTCAATGGTTATCAGGTTAGGGAAGGATTAACCTTTAATACCAGCAACGGCCAGGTGTCGTATTTGAAAACCGCACTGCAAGCCAAGCCTATCCGCTTTGTCACAGACGTCAACCGCCTGGATTTGCGCGCTTACGATTTGGTGATCAGCGACTTTGAGCCCGTCACCGCTTGGGCGGCAAAACGGCAAAGAAAAACAGTGATAGGCATAGGCCACCAGTATGCGTTCGGCCATCAAGTGCCGCGCCAGGGTTCCGATCCCTTGGCGGAACAAGTAATGAAATATTTCGCGCCGGCCGACATCGGTGTCGGTTTGCATTGGCATCATTTCGGTCAACCGATCTTGCCGCCCATCATAGAGACGCCGAATTTTCCGGAGAAAATTCAGGCGGACAAGATTTTGGTGTATTTGCCGTTCGAAAATCCGCACAAGGTACTCCAGCACTTATGTCCGTTCGAGAACTTTCGCTTTCACGTCTATTCGCCGGACGTCATTGATTCCAAATATTCGCACGTGCAATTCAAAGCCTTGTCCCGGGAAGGGTTTCAGCGCGACTTGTACGATTGCGCCGGCATTATCAGCAACGCCGGTTTCGAATTGGCCAGCGAATCCTTGCAGCTTGGCAAAAAAATCCTTGCCAAGCCCTTGCACGCGCAAATGGAGCAAATTTCCAACGCGGCGGCGCTGGTGCAATTGGGTTACGGACATACCATGTATGAACTGGACAGCGCGGTGATAGAAGACTGGCTGCACAATCCGCATGCCGTACACGTTACTTACCCCAACGTCGCGAAGGTGTTGGTGCAGTGGTTACACGACGGCATGCCGGCCATGGATATGGATTTCGTGGAGAATGTCTGGAACAGTGTGGAAGTTTTGCAAATCCGGCATAAACCGGGACATACCGCTTAG
- a CDS encoding phosphatase PAP2 family protein gives MKLMYTIHNYDVRLFTSLTNSALHAGLAAFCRRLSKTADGLLYVLLAALLLWQHGVSDPLLQVMVLGFLLERPLYFLLKNGFKRNRPQQALTGFRSVITPSDQFSFPSGHTSAAFMVATMVSYFFPALAPGLYAWALAIGFSRVVLGVHFPTDTLMGAVLGSFTAFISLNSIL, from the coding sequence ATGAAACTGATGTATACCATACACAATTACGACGTCCGGTTATTTACCAGTTTGACCAACAGCGCCTTGCATGCCGGCTTGGCTGCGTTCTGCCGGCGCTTGTCCAAGACGGCGGACGGTCTACTGTACGTGTTGCTGGCAGCCCTGCTGCTGTGGCAGCACGGGGTGAGCGATCCTTTATTGCAAGTCATGGTTTTGGGCTTTTTGCTGGAAAGACCGCTGTATTTTCTGTTGAAAAACGGCTTTAAACGGAATAGGCCGCAACAGGCATTAACCGGCTTTCGTAGCGTCATTACCCCTTCGGATCAATTTAGTTTTCCGTCGGGCCATACTTCCGCCGCCTTTATGGTGGCAACCATGGTCAGTTATTTTTTTCCGGCACTAGCGCCGGGGTTATACGCCTGGGCTTTAGCTATCGGTTTTTCCCGCGTGGTGCTGGGCGTGCATTTCCCTACCGATACCCTGATGGGGGCGGTGTTAGGCTCGTTTACTGCGTTTATCAGTCTTAATAGCATTCTATGA
- a CDS encoding TrkH family potassium uptake protein, giving the protein MQRFCTLGFVLGLILMIFGLTYTLPIAASLYFGDGMTEHFLRGMSLNIGIGGTLAGATMRYRGDLRNRDGYLLVAFFWLLMASAATLPLLWGMPGLSFTDAFFETMSGFTTTGATVLVGLDNLAPSLNLWRHELNWIGGLGIIVLAVAILPLLGVGGMQLYKAEIPGPVKDSKLTPRITETARLLWLVYAGYTLLCSVCLYVAGMTWFDAICHAFSTLSLGGFSTHDASIGYYDSPAIELVITVFMLIGATNFATHYSAIHCKSTKAYSQDPEFMPMLGLLTGSILLCAFHIEHFAVYPDFLTGLRYITFNLVSIATDAGFTNDDFDKWPPFIPWWMLFLSCITICTGSTGGGIKMFRALLLFKQAGREMFKILHPRAVNPIRIGNTVIANKIIFAVLAFIFLYFISVVVMTFALIFTGMDPISALSAVLACINNAGPGLNSVGPSTNYAHLNDFQTWICAVTMLLGRLEVFTLVVLFTPTFWKK; this is encoded by the coding sequence ATGCAACGATTTTGTACTTTAGGCTTCGTGTTAGGCCTGATCTTGATGATTTTCGGGTTGACCTACACCCTGCCGATTGCGGCTTCGCTTTATTTCGGCGACGGCATGACCGAACATTTTCTGCGCGGCATGTCCTTGAACATAGGCATAGGCGGCACCTTAGCCGGAGCGACCATGCGTTACCGCGGGGATTTGCGGAATCGCGACGGCTATTTATTGGTGGCGTTTTTTTGGCTGTTGATGGCATCCGCCGCCACCTTACCCTTGCTGTGGGGCATGCCGGGCTTGTCGTTTACCGACGCTTTTTTCGAAACCATGTCCGGATTCACCACTACCGGGGCAACCGTATTAGTGGGGTTGGACAATCTGGCACCGTCGCTGAATCTTTGGCGGCACGAATTGAACTGGATAGGCGGGCTGGGGATTATCGTGTTGGCCGTAGCGATTTTGCCGTTATTGGGCGTCGGCGGCATGCAGCTGTATAAAGCGGAAATTCCCGGCCCGGTTAAAGACAGCAAGCTGACCCCGCGCATCACCGAAACCGCCCGCTTGTTATGGCTGGTCTATGCCGGTTACACCCTGCTGTGTAGCGTATGTTTGTACGTCGCCGGCATGACCTGGTTCGACGCGATTTGCCATGCCTTTTCCACGCTATCGCTGGGCGGCTTTTCCACCCACGACGCCAGCATAGGTTATTACGACTCGCCGGCGATAGAACTGGTGATTACGGTATTCATGTTAATCGGCGCAACCAATTTCGCCACCCATTACTCCGCCATTCATTGCAAAAGCACCAAAGCGTATTCCCAAGACCCGGAATTCATGCCCATGCTAGGTCTTTTAACCGGTAGCATCCTGCTATGCGCGTTTCATATTGAACATTTCGCCGTTTATCCGGATTTTCTCACCGGTTTACGCTACATCACCTTCAATTTAGTCTCGATCGCCACCGATGCCGGATTCACCAACGACGATTTCGACAAATGGCCGCCGTTTATTCCCTGGTGGATGCTGTTTCTCAGCTGCATCACCATTTGTACCGGCTCAACCGGCGGCGGCATCAAAATGTTTCGTGCCTTGCTTTTATTCAAACAAGCGGGCCGGGAAATGTTCAAAATCCTGCATCCGCGCGCCGTCAATCCAATCCGCATCGGCAACACCGTCATCGCCAATAAGATCATCTTCGCGGTGCTGGCGTTTATTTTCTTGTACTTCATTTCCGTGGTGGTAATGACCTTTGCGCTGATATTTACCGGCATGGACCCCATTTCCGCCCTCAGTGCGGTTTTAGCGTGTATCAACAACGCCGGCCCGGGTTTGAACAGCGTAGGCCCCTCGACAAACTACGCGCATTTAAACGATTTTCAAACCTGGATTTGCGCCGTAACCATGTTGCTCGGACGCTTGGAGGTTTTTACCCTGGTCGTGCTTTTTACCCCTACTTTCTGGAAAAAATAG
- the secF gene encoding protein translocase subunit SecF, with protein sequence MQTVSQLDFLGKRKLAFIFSGLLVAASILSLCINGLNLGIDFTGGSVYEMHFNQSVDLTKMRDSLAERGFADANVQHFGSSEEVLVRLKPITAVNQQQLGQQVLDAANASQTQPGELRRVEFVGPQVGDELLDDGGLALLFAFIGVMIYVSVRFEWKFSVGAVLALVHDSVITLGFFSVFGWEFDMTVLSALLAIIGYSINDTIVVYDRIRENFRSSRVSSVDEVTNVALNETLSRTLLTSFTVFLTVLALVFLGGKTIHGFSVAMLIGVVVGTYSSIYVASAIALALGLNKDDVMEIQRDNTIEDLP encoded by the coding sequence ATGCAAACCGTTTCCCAACTCGATTTCTTAGGCAAGCGCAAGCTGGCATTCATTTTTTCCGGCCTGTTGGTCGCCGCCTCCATTCTCTCGTTATGCATTAACGGCTTGAATTTAGGCATAGATTTTACCGGCGGCAGCGTATACGAAATGCATTTCAACCAATCGGTGGATTTGACCAAGATGCGCGATAGCTTAGCCGAACGCGGCTTTGCCGACGCCAACGTGCAACATTTCGGCAGTTCCGAAGAAGTATTGGTGCGATTAAAACCCATTACCGCCGTTAACCAGCAACAACTGGGTCAGCAAGTATTGGATGCGGCCAACGCCAGCCAGACGCAACCCGGCGAATTGCGGCGGGTGGAATTCGTCGGCCCGCAGGTCGGAGACGAATTGCTGGACGACGGCGGCCTTGCGCTGCTGTTCGCTTTCATCGGCGTGATGATTTACGTTAGCGTGCGCTTCGAATGGAAATTCTCGGTCGGCGCGGTCCTCGCATTGGTTCACGACTCGGTTATCACCCTGGGATTTTTTTCCGTCTTCGGCTGGGAATTCGACATGACCGTGTTGTCCGCACTGTTAGCGATTATCGGTTATTCGATTAACGACACCATCGTCGTTTACGACAGAATCCGGGAGAATTTCCGCTCCAGCCGGGTAAGCAGCGTGGATGAAGTCACCAATGTCGCGTTGAACGAAACCTTGAGCCGCACCCTGCTGACCTCGTTCACCGTGTTCTTGACCGTGCTGGCATTGGTATTTTTAGGCGGAAAAACCATACACGGTTTTTCTGTCGCGATGCTGATAGGCGTCGTGGTCGGTACTTATTCCTCCATCTACGTCGCCAGTGCAATTGCCCTCGCGCTAGGCTTGAATAAAGACGACGTAATGGAAATACAGCGCGATAACACTATCGAAGATTTACCCTAA